AATAGATAAGAGTAGAAATAAGAATGATAATTGGCGGTGAAATAATTCCCCCAATAATCATGGACGTTTTAGAAAATCCTGCAATCATCTCTGCTTCCTCTTGACTGAGGCCTTGATTCATTCCCATTTGTACAAAATCAGCATTCGCCACGGATATGATCGTTGTCAGCACGGCAAGTACGATGACAAATAATAATGGCATAAGTACTTTCGGTTTTTCCCGGATCCGTTCAAACGTCTCTCCAGGCTTCGTAATAATTCCTAATAATGATGGCTTTTCGCTAATTGGTTGATTCGTATTTACTTGCTGTTCCACTTTTTTTCCCTCCCAAATTTTTGTTTCAACTAATAATACGCTTTGAATAAGAAAAAAGTTTCATAATTTCCATAAATTTTTACAATCTTTTCATTAAATTTACATTCACATTTTTTATCAATTGATGAGATTCATTTGACCTTTTGATCCTTTTTCTTACAAACTAAAAAATAACTATACGAAAATGACATTTTTGTGAAAATGGAATCATCATTGTTCGTTCCTGAATCGAGATTGTTCACCTTTTCACATTTTTTTGTTATAATGAGGGAAAATATGTATCCCTATTAAGAAAGGGGGCATTTTTTCGTGCAAACAACAACCTCTCGATCATATCATTTTCCTGTTCTTGATTTATTATCATTAAGTGATGTGGTAAAAACCGTACGAAAAGGTGACTATCTTTTTTATGAAGGAATGGATGCCGAAGAATTGTACGTCATTCGTTCCGGCCTTATTCAGATAAGTAAAATTACGGTTGACGGAAAAGAACTTTGTCTTAGAGTTTGTCAAACGAACGATTTAGTTGGAGAGCTTTCACTGTTTACGAATCATTCACAGTATATGTTAAACGCAAAAGCGTTAATGGACAGTGAAGTTGTCGTCATTTCAAAAACTCGCTTAGAAGAAGCACTTTATCAAAACCCGACACTGAATTATGAATTTATGAAATGGATGAGTGAACAATTTCGCCGTACGTTTACAAAATTTAGAGATCTCCTCTTATATGGTAAAAAGGGGGCTCTTTACTCAACGTTAATCCGCCTGTCCAATAGTTATGGAATTCAAACAGATGAAGGAATTTTTATTAATTTATCCTTAACAAATCAGCAGCTTGCTAATTTTTGCGGATCAACTCGGGAAAGTATTAATCGCATGCTAAGTGAATTAAGAAGAAAAAAAATTATATCCTTTTCTGATGGGAAAATGGTTATTCATGATATTGATTATTTAAAAAAAGAAATTAATTGCGAAAACTGTCCAGCAACTATCTGTCGTATCGAATAATGATAAGCTGATAGTTGATCGTAATGAAAAGGACTGGCTCCGGTAAGCAACCTTCCTCTAAATGAATATGGAAGGAATGTTGCTTTTATTTTTTTTCTGCTTGAAAAGTGGTCACTTCATCGTCAGGCATTACTTTTAAGAATGAGAAAAACCGAGAAATTATTCCATGAAACCGAGAGATTTTTCGTCGAAACCGAGAGATTTTTCGTCGAAACCGAGAGATTTTTCGCTGAAACCGAGAGATTTTTCGCCGAAACCGAGAGATTGCTCCCCCATAAACGTTATTTGTGAAAACGTTGTTTCATCCTATCAAGTTGTCCTTTGAATAATGAAGAAAAAGTCATCTTCGTCCATTGTATCGGCCAATAGGGAAATGACATAATTTTAAATTAATGGCTTTTTTTTCTTATTTTTTCTTCCATAATGACGTACAAGCCATTTTACATTTCGAGAAAAATCAAAACATGTATCATAGACAAATTCATGTAAGATTACTTGAATAAAATACGTCAAAGCAGGCATAAAAATATAGTTCGTTACAAATCTCTTATAATATAATATGATAGATGTACACAAAGTTTACATACTCTATTTTCTGATCATAATTTTACGTGAAAATGGTGA
This genomic interval from Bacillus alveayuensis contains the following:
- a CDS encoding hypothetical protein (product_source=Hypo-rule applied; superfamily=58022), yielding MRKTEKLFHETERFFVETERFFVETERFFAETERFFAETERLLPHKRYL
- a CDS encoding CRP/FNR family transcriptional regulator (product_source=KO:K01420; cath_funfam=1.10.10.10,2.60.120.10; cog=COG0664; ko=KO:K01420; pfam=PF00027,PF13545; smart=SM00100,SM00419; superfamily=46785,51206), whose translation is MQTTTSRSYHFPVLDLLSLSDVVKTVRKGDYLFYEGMDAEELYVIRSGLIQISKITVDGKELCLRVCQTNDLVGELSLFTNHSQYMLNAKALMDSEVVVISKTRLEEALYQNPTLNYEFMKWMSEQFRRTFTKFRDLLLYGKKGALYSTLIRLSNSYGIQTDEGIFINLSLTNQQLANFCGSTRESINRMLSELRRKKIISFSDGKMVIHDIDYLKKEINCENCPATICRIE